In Parasegetibacter sp. NRK P23, the genomic stretch ACTGAGGGCGCCAAGCTTGTCCCCAACACGGCCCCTTTTGTAAGTCCGATAGGTGGGTGGACGCTCACGGCAACTCCAAACGGCCCCTTTACCAATAACAGTTCAGTAGAAAGCATTTTCTCCATTAGAAATGACGCGTTGGATAACACAGGTACAAATGGGGCGCTTCCCAGTATGTATGGCGCCGCGAACCTGGGTGCAAGAGGACTTATAGCTGTTTCTCCGATCATCTGGAACAACGGAGGCTGGCTTTGTGATGATATCCGCAGAACAAGCTTATATACTACAGGCGTTAACGCGAATGGCGCATCCACCTTTAATTATTTTACCACGAAGTATTCAAGGTATACCACACGCGAAGACTTCGCCCCGCAAATCAGGTACGCCGAAGTGTTGCTTATGCTGGCCGAAGCTGAAGCGCGCCAGGCCGCAGGTGTTTCTACCCGCGCGATCTCACTGTTGAATGCGGTTAGAAACCGGGCCCTCGCCAATCCGACTACACAGCAATATACAGCAGCAAGTTTCGCTACCAAAGTTGATCTTGTAAGGGCTATCCTGCTGGAAAGGAGAATTGAATTCCTCTGCGAAGGGAAACGTTGGGGTGATATTCACAGGAATGTGATGGATGCTAATTACACAACAAGCGGTATCCCCGCGAAATACCAGAACGCATCACAGGGGGCTTCCATCTACAGTTGTGGTGGCGCCATCAACGCTACACAAGCGGCCGTTCCTTATGCAGACTTTAAATTTGTCTGGCCGATTCCTGCGAGTGAAGTGGTGCAGAACCCTATTATAGAGCAAAATCCAGATTACTAGAACATAGTTCATTCACTTTATGAGAAGGGCTTTCCGCATGGGAAGCCCTTTTTTTGTGTAGGTCATAGAGCGTTTCACCTATATGGCTTAAATATATAGTCAGAATTTTATATAATTATTGACTTTGTAAATTAATACTTTAACTAATTTTTTTAACAAACTTTTCTAGTTCATCGTTTTTACCCATTTTCCTAAGCAGCGGAAAAACTATATTTGTGGTCTTGTTAAGACTTTTCGTTAAGTAATGGTTAAACTTTTGCGAGACGAAATGGTTATTTTACTTAAATTTTAACATCATCATGAGAAAACTTGTATTACTTCTTCTGGGGGTATTGTTCCTATGCGGACAACTGCTCGCCCAAAACCGGACCATCACCGGGAAAGTGATCGATGAACAGGGCAATCCGATCTCCAACGTTTCAGTTATTATCAAAGGCACTTCTACCGGCACATCAACCTCAAGTGATGGCGCTTATTCTATCAGCGTAGCCCCAGGTGCCAGGTTTTTAGTGTTTTCCGCTGTTGGATTCGCGGAAACGGAGGTAAGTATCGGGGATCGTTCCGTTGTAAACGCTTCTTTAAGATTAGAAGACAAAGATCTTACGGAAGTTGTGGTAGTGGGCTATAGCAATACCACTAAAGAGGCTTTTACCGGATCGGCGAAAGTGGTATCTGGAGAACTGTTGAACAATAAAGCGGTTTCAAACATTTCCCAGTCATTAGCTGGTGAGGTTGCCGGTGTGCGTGTTATCAATACTACCGGACAGCCAGGTGCTTCGGCCACCGTGCGTATCCGCGGTTTTGGTTCCGTAAACGGGAACAGGGCGCCTCTTTACGTGATTGACGGCGTTCCTTATTCTGGGAACCTCAACGCGATTAACATGGCCGATGTAGAATCTACTACAGTGCTGAAAGATGCCGCGGCTACGGCCATTTATGGTGCCCGCGGAGCGAATGGTGTAATTATTATCACTACACGCACGGGAAAAAGTAAGCGGCCCTTCATTGAAGTAGATGGTAGAATAGGCACAAACTTTTCCGCGTTACCAAGGTATAACAAACTTACTTCTCCGGAACAATACATCGGGCTTGCATGGGAGTCCATGTACAATTTCGGCGTTATTGATGGTGCAGCGGATCCAACCGCTTATGCGAATACCAACCTTTTTTCCGCTAATGGCATAGACCCCAAATATAATTTATGGAATGTAGCCAACGGTGGAGAATTGATTGACCCCACTACCAGAACCGTAAGACCAGGTGTTACCAGGAAATATGATCCTGAAAATTGGGAAGATTACGGTTTTCAGTCATCTACACGTCAGGAGGTTAACTTGAAGTTGGGCGGAGGCGATGCTAAATCGAACTATTATACGTCTTTAGGCTATTTGAATGATGTAGGTTATTCCATCAACTCAGATTTCAAGCGACTTTCCGCAAGGCTCAATATCAATCAGGAAGTAAAACGCTGGCTGACGGCATCCATGAATATTGGTTACGCTAATACGGAAACCAATAACAACGGCCAGGAATCTAACTCGAATAGCATATTCTGGTTCGTAGATAACTTGCCTCCCATTTATCCTTTATTCCTGAGGGATGCCAACGGAAACTTTGTTCCGGATCCTATTTTTGGAGGCAATCAGTTTGATTATGGAGAAGACAGGGGCTTTGGCGGGTTAACTAACGCTATCGCAGACGCAACGCTAAATACATTGAGGGCGAAACGCAATGAACTTAACGGTAACTCTTCTTTAAACTTTAAGTTTACTGATTACTTAAGTTTTGAAACAAGACTGGGTGTGCAATACTACAATAACGCATACGTCAATCTTACCAATAAGTTTTATGGTTCCGCCGCATCTCAGAATGGAAGTGTTTTTCAAACCAAAACTGAGTTGTTAAATACCAACTTCTTACAGATGTTGCGGTTTAATAAGGAGTTCGGATCTCATGGAATTGAAGCCCTTGTTGCGCATGAAGCCACGGATTGGCGCCAAAGCATAGCTTCCGCTTCAAGGTATAATCTTGTATCAAACGATATTCCGGAACTCAATAATGGTGTAGTTTCTAATCCTTCTACCTCTTATTCAAATGCCTTTAAGCTGGAAAGCTATTTTGCGCAAATCAATTATGACAAGGATAATACCTACTATCTTTCCGCTACAGCAAGAAGAGATGGTTCATCACGTTTCGTAAAAGATAAGTGGGGAAATTTCGGTTCTATTGGTGCCGGTTGGGTTATCTCCAATAACGCTTTTATGGATAAGTTCACGATCATAGACTTTCTTAAACTCAAAGCCAGCTATGGTCTTATAGGGGAACAGGAAGGTATCGGATTCTATCCTGGTTACGACCGGTTTAACGTGGATAACCTGAATGATAATCCCGCATTTTCTTTTGATTCTAAAGGTAATCCTGATCTTACATGGGAAACTTCCCAAATGTTTCAGGCAGGCCTTGAATTCAGGCTTGGGCAGTTCCTAACAGGTTCGGTTGATTATTATGTAAAAAATACTAAAGACCTGATTTTCGACCGAAGAGTTGGACCATCTATCGGTTATGCGCTTATTAAAGTAAATGATGGTGTACTTCGTAATCAGGGACTTGAGTTTGACCTTACAGGGCATATCATCAAGAAAAAGGATACTTACATTGATTTGAACATCAATGGTGAAACCTTTAAGAACAAGATTATTGAAATGCCAATCGATCCATCTACCGGTGAGCAAAAAGTTATTGATGTACAAGCTCCGTTTGGTTGGGCAAAAGGGAAATCAATTTATGATTTCTATATGAGAGACTTCGCTGGTGTTGATCCGGCTGATGGAACAAGCACATGGGTACTTTACTACGATGATCTGAACAATAATGATATCGCAGACGCGGGAGAAGGAATCGCGAACATGGCCACCTTCCTTGCTGCAAATCCAAGCAAAGAAAGTTCTCTTAAGCAAACAACCACCAAAGCCTATTCTTCTGCAACCCAGTACTATGTTGGAAAATCCGCTATTCCTAAATTAAGAGGAGCGGCCAACCTGCGTGCGGGATGGAAGAACTTCAACCTTGCCGTTCAAATGTTGTATAGTTTTGGAGGTTATGCAAATGATGGGGCTTATGCATCGCTGATGGATAACGGCATTATCGGCACCAACAACTGGCACGCAGACATGTTCAACAGATGGCAAAAGGCTGGAGATATTACCGATGTACCCCGCCTATCTAACTCCGAAGACCAAAACGTGATTTCAACCTCTACACGATTCCTTACCAAGTCGAACTTCCTGGCCTTGAACAACATCAGACTTGGTTATGATTTACCTGCAGCACTTATGGCAAGACTTGGAGTTGGAAGCGCTTCCTTCTGGGTGTCTGGTGATAACCTTTGGATTCATTCAGCAAGAAAAGGATTCAATCCATCTACTTCTGAAAGCGGAGCGAGCAGTATCTATAATTACGCGCCACTTACAACTGTTACGGTTGGTCTTAAAGTAAGGCTCTAACTTTAAACATTAAATATTATGAAAGCAAAATATTGGATAACGGTGGGACTTGCTGGTTCTATCGCACTCACAGGATGTAAAAAAGATTTTCTTGAAGCTGAACCTTCTCAGTTTGTTTCTGCGGAGCAATTACAACGTGCATCGGAGCAAGATCCTGGCCTTTTGAATGGTAACATCGCTGGTTTATATACCACGATGTATAATACAGGGGTTGGGGGAACTACCGGGCACGACGATTTCGGCCAAAAGGGAATTGATATTTACACCGACATGCTCTGCTCTGATATGGTGTTGGGTGGTGTGAACTACGGGTGGTATGAAACAGTTGCCAGGTATCAGTCTACACTTGACTTCACAAGAAATGAAGCTTATATTCCCTGGAGGTATTATTACAGGATTATTTTTGGTGCGAATATTATAATCGATGCCTTAGGTGGTACCGATTTCGAACCAACAGAGGAAGATAAACGACAAATCATGGGCCAGTCAAAAGCCATGCGTGCTTATGGTTATTTTTATCTCTCTCAATTGTATGCGAAAGAATATGGTGACGGGAACGCTAAAACACTGCCAATTTACAAAGACACAAAGGTTCCCAACCAGCCAAAGAGCACTACAAAAGAGGTGTATGACCTTATGATTTCGGATTTGGAAGAGGCCATTACATACCTGGACGGGTTTACCAGAACTACAAAAGATCAGGTGGATCAGAATGTAGCCAAAGGGCTTCTAGCTTATGTGCTCGCATCAAGAGGCACGTCAGCTGATTGGGCCCGGGTAGAAACGCTAACGGCAGAAATTACCGCCGAATACCCTGTTACGCGGAAGAGTGAAGCAGTTGGGGTTGTAACCGCCCTTAGCGGAGTTCCGGCTACAAATCCTGAATCAGGGTTTAACAATATTGCTACGGCAAGCTGGATATGGGGTGTAGACCTTACTTTGGCAAGTGACATTGATCTCATCTCCTGGTGGGGCCAGGTGGATTATTTTACCTATAGCTATGCATGGGCCGGAGACCCAAAGGTTATGGACAGAGGTCTCTATAACACAATGCGTACCGACGACATCAGAAGGGGACAATTCCATTCTACCATGCGCCCGCTCTATAAATTCTTTGCGCCAGCAAGGGTGATCGGAGGACAGCGGCAGGTAACAACAGATCTTTTGTACATGAGAGCGGATGAGTTTTATATTTTGAACGCAGAAGCTAAAGCACGCCAAAGCAGAGATAACGATGCCAGAACTGCGCTCAAAAACTATCTTACTACCGCGGAAAGAATTGCTGATGTGTCTTATATTGATGCACTGTCCGGACAAAGTTTGCTCAATGAAATATACCTGCAAACACGTCTCGAATTTTGGGGTGAAGGTAAATCCTACCTGGCTATGAAGCGCAATAAAGCAACAATTACAAGAGGTACTAATCACTTGTTTAACGCGGGACAATCTTATCAGTATAATGCTAATGAGTTGACATTCCTTATTCCACAGGCGGAAGTTCTAAACAACCCCGTACTTAACGACTAGGTCAGCTTTAAACAGTGAGGAATAAAATAGGGCGCATCAATCATTTTGATGCGCCCTATTTATTTAGTATTTCTCGCCTACACCGCCACATTATGGTGCATCTTCCTGAACTGTTCCGGTGTTATCATCGCGTACTTCTTAAAAAATCTGCAGAAATAGGAATTGTCATCAAAATTCAGCTCACTAGCAATCTCGCTCACCGTATTGTCCGAATGCAGCAGCAATCTTTTCGCCTCCAGCATAATGCGCTCACGGATATGCTCACCTGCTGATTTACCCGTCACTTTCGTACACACGGCATTCAGGTAATTGGGCGTAATGCACAACCGAGCCGCGTAATCCTTCACGCCTTTCATCACCTTGAATTTCTCGTTGATCAGGTGCTCAAACTTCTGCACGATCATCTGGCTGTGTTTGTCTGCCACCTGTTCGTTCAGCGGAACGTAGCTGCGGTTGATCTCTACCAGTAATATGTTCAGGTACGATTTTAACACCTTCTCCTTATCCGTTTTTTTACCGGTATATTCCTCGTCCATTTTACGGAACAGGTAACTGAATTGTTCCATCTGGCCGGGTTCCAGGTGCAGGTAGGGAAGGTGTTGGTTGTAATTGAAGAAAGGAAATTCGAAAAGGTTATTGCTGTTGTACCGGAGCGTAAAGAATTCCGACGTGAACAGCAGCATATAGCCCTGTGCGTTGTGCAGTGTTTTCCAGGAATGGATTTGTCCGGGATACATGAAGAAAATGCTGCCGGGCTGTAGTTCGTAAGTTTTGAAGTCGATATCATGGGCGCCGCCGCCACCGGTTACCAGCAGGAGCATGTAAAAATCGTGGCGGTGCGGACGGGTGAAGGATTCTACCCTTGAGGAGAATTCTTCCAGCTGGGTGATCTCAAAATGGAGCCCTTGCTGGCTGGGTTGTGTTCTTACCTCTTCCAGGGTTACCAGGGGGATCACCTTCTCCATGTTCTCTTTGGCGGTTCTCATAAAGATTTGCGTAGATGGTTACGAAGATAGGTAAAAAATACCAGTTTGAAATAATTTGTCCCATAGTCGGCAGATAATCCCCCAATCCTGGTCCGCGATAGATAAACCCGGTGATGAAGATCAGTTTTTTCCCTGACGTCCATCAGTTTTATCACCTGCCCGCCCCGGTATTTTCGTACCAAATTCCCGTATCGGTATGCCGGAGATCGCTTCTTCTTCTAAAATCACCTGTTTTCACTGTGGCGATGATTGCGCGGGTAACCCTGTTGTGCTCGACGGAAAAGCCTTCTGTTGCGAAGGCTGCAAAACGGTATATGGTATTTTGAACAAGGAAGGGCTGTGTGATTATTACAGCCTGAACCCGAACCCTGGTGTGAACAGAAAAGAAATCCCCAGGAAAGACAAGTTCAGTTTCCTCGACAACGACGAAATCGTTTCCAAACTCATTGATTTTAAAGATGATGAGCAGATGCAGGTACTGCTTTACCTGCCACAGATCCATTGTAGTTCCTGCCTTTGGCTCCTCGAAAACCTCCACAAGCTTAACGACGGGGTGATCGGTGCAAAAGTGGACTTCACCCGGAAAGAAATCCGCGTCCGTTTCCGGTACATAAGTCTTTCCCTCCGGGAACTGGCCGAGCTGCTCACCAGTATCGGCTACGAACCTTACATCAGTTTAAACAGCATCACCGGGAAAAAACCGCCTTCCAATAAAGGGCTTATTTATCGTTTAGGCATCGCCGGGTTCTGCTTCGCGAACATCATGCTGATGAGTTTTCCCGAATACCTGGGATTGCCCGAGGCGGAGGCCATGCTGGGAAAACTGTTCCGTTACCTCAACCTGTTGTTGTCGTTGCCCGTATTTTTCTACTCCGCCACCACGTTTTTTCACTCGGCCTGGGGCGCGTTAAAAGCACGCTACCTCAATATCGACGCACCCATAGCGCTGGCGCTCATCGTTACTTTCGCCCGCAGTGTATACGAGGTGCTTTCCGGTACAGGCGCGGGTTATTTTGATTCCATGAGCGGCATCGTTTTCTTTATGCTCGCCGGTCGTGTGCTGCAGGACCGTACCTACCGTAAACTATCTTTTGAACGGGATTATTCTTCCTATTTCCCTTTAGGCGTAACGGTATTAAAAGGAGAGGAGGAAAAAGCCATTCCGCTGCCCGATATTCAACTCAACGATACATTGCTGATCCACTATGCCGAACTGGTTCCGGCAGACGGCATTCTTACAAGAGGAAAGGCCCTGATCGATTATAGTTTCGTAACCGGCGAATCCGTTCCCGTGGAAAAAGAAATGGGCGAAATTATTTATGCGGGCGGAAAGCAGGTGGGTGGTAACATTGAAATGCTGGTGATACGAGAAGTGACGCAAAGCTACCTGACCAGCCTCTGGAACAGGAACGAAGAAAATTCCGTTGATAAACAGACTTCTTTCGTGGAAACCATCAGCAGGTATTTTACCATCGTGGTACTGGCCATTGCATTGTCCGCAGCAGTGTTCTGGTATATAAAGGACCAGTCTGTGGTGTGGAACGCGGTTACCGCCGTACTCATTGTCGCATGTCCATGCGCGTTACTTTTGTGCCACACCTTTACCAATGGGAACATGTTGCGCCTGTTCAGCCGCAAAGGGCTTTACCTGCGCAACGCCGCGGCCATCGAAAGAATGGCGGGCACCACCTTCATTGTATTCGACAAAACGGGAACGCTTACTTCTTCCATTAGTAAGGAAATCAGTTTCGAAGGCGATCACCTCTGTTCTAAAACAAAAGAAAAGATCGCTGCGCTGGCGGCGCAATCCACCCACCCGCTCAGTAAAAGCATCGTACGTTTCCTGGATGTGAAAGGACGTCGTTCCGTAAATGGTTTCCGCGATGTGCCCGGCCAGGGCATTGAAGGCATTGTGGAAGGCGACCTGGTGAGCCTGGGTTCCGCGCGGTTCGTGCTGGGAAAAACACCGGGTTCCAACGAAACATCCGTATATGTTTCCATTGAAAATAAAGTACTGGGAAGATTTGTGTTCAGGAACGAATACCGCCAGGGTGTGCAGGAACTGGTCGCTTCCCTCAAAAGGCAGGTCAAACTCGCGGTGTTGAGTGGCGACAATGACGCTGAACGTCCGCTCCTCGAACAACTTCTCGGCACCGATGTGCCCATGCGTTTCAAACAGCAACCGGATGATAAACTGCATTTCATCCGGCAACTCAGGGCACGGGGTGAAAACGTAATGATGATCGGCGACGGGCTGAATGACGCGCCCTCACTCCGGGCCGCCGATACAGGCATCGCCATTACCGACGATACCAATCTTTTCACACCGGCCAGCGATGCTATCCTTGAAGGGAAATCGCTTGGCGATACCGCACGCTTTATTCGCATGGCCAAAGCTTCACGCCGCATCATACTTTCTGCCTTTGCCTTTTCCATCCTGTACAACATTATTGGGATCTCCTTCGCCGTATGCGGCCTGCTCAGTCCTATGATCGCGGCCATCCTAATGCCCGCAAGTTCCATCTCCATCCTGCTCATTACCTACGGATGCACTTCCTGGTTAGGCAGAAAGAAAGCTGACTAAGATCATACTTCGGCTTGAGCCATGTCATTTCCATGTCATAATCCGGAAGCTACTTTTGTTACTGTAAATAACCCCTGATCCCTATCCCGGAAAACCACCCAAACCGTAACAAACATGCAGATCATTCTCCTCTTACTTATCATCTCGCTCTCCATAGCGGCGCTCTTCCTGGGCGCCTTCCTATGGAGCGTGCGCACGGGGCAGTATGAAGATGAAGAAGCGCCTCCGGTAAGGATTTTATTCGACGATCAACCTAAAACAAATACTCCCTGACCATGCAAGCAGAGCAATTTTATTACGACAACCGGATTGTAAAGTGGTTCGCCTACGCCACCATGTTCTGGGGCATCATCGGGATGCTCGCGGGCTTGTACGCGGCCATCGCCATGTATTACCCCGCCATCAGTTTCGATTTCGCGCCCACTACTTTCGGCCGCCTGAGGCCCGTGCACACCAACGCAGTCATCTTCGCGTTCGTGGGCAACGGTATTTTCATGGGTGTGTACTATTCACTGCAACGCCTGTGCAAGGCCAGGATGTTCAGCGATAAATTATCGAATATCCACTTCTGGGGATGGCAGCTCATCATCGTGGTGGCCGCCATCACACTGCTCCTCGGTTACACTACCGGTAAAGAATATGCGGAGCTGGAATGGCCGGTGGACATCGCCATCACATTGGTATGGGTATTGTTCGGCATCAACATGTTCGGCACCATCATCAAAAGAAGGGAATCGCATCTGTATGTGGCCATCTGGTTCTACATCGCCACCTGGGTTACGGTGGCCATGCTGCACATCGTGAACTCTTTTGAAATGCCGCTTACGCTTTTCAAAAGTTATTCCTGGTACGCCGGGGTACAGGATGCCCTGGTGCAGTGGTGGTACGGGCACAACGCCGTGGCCTTCTTCCTGACCACGCCTTACCTCGGGTTGATGTATTATTTTCTGCCTAAAGCAGCCAACAGACCGGTATATTCCTACCGCCTTTCCATCATACACTTCTGGGCGCTCATCTTTATTTATATATGGGCCGGTCCACACCATCTGTTATATACTTCTTTGCCAGACTGGGCACAGTCGCTGGGCGTGGTATTCTCCGTGATGCTCATCGCGCCATCCTGGGGTGGTATGCTGAACGGGTTGTTCACGCTCCGCGGCGCATGGGATAAGGTTCGTGAAGAACCGGTGCTGAAGTTTCTCGTGGTAGCCATCACCTGTTATGGTATGGCCACTTTTGAAGGACCGATGCTTTCGTTGAAAAACGTGAACGCCATCGCGCACTTCACCGACTGGATCGTAGCGCACGTACACGTTGGCGCGCTGGGCTGGAACGGCTTCCTCACCTTCGGTGTGATCTACTGGCTGGTGCCTAAGATGTGGAACACTTCACTTTACTCTAAAAAACTGGCGGGAACACATTTCTGGATCGGCACCATCGGTATTGTGCTCTATGCTGTACCGTTGTACTGGGCAGGCTTCGCGCAAAGCAGCATGTGGAAACAGTTCACGGAAGAAGGACAACTGAAATACCAGTTCCTGGAAACCGTTACCAATATCCTTCCCCTGTACATCACGCGCAGTGTGGGCGGAACCCTTTACCTGGCGGGTGTTTTCATCATGGTGTACAATATCGCGAAAACGGTAAAGAAAGGAAGTTTTGTGGCCAACGAAGCCGTAGAAGCCGCTCCGCTTCCGAAGAACCCCGTATTGCATGGCAAAGAACACTGGCACCGCTGGATCGAGAAACGCCCGGTTCAGATGCTGGTATGGAGCCTTGTGGTGGTGGCCATTGGCGGCGCGCTGGAAATGGTGCCCACCTTCCTGGTAAAATCGAATGTGCCTACCATCAGCAGCGTGAAACCCTATACCCCGCTTGAATTGCATGGCCGTGATATTTATATCCGTGAAGGATGTTATACCTGTCACTCGCAAATGGTGCGTCCGTTCAGGGATGAGGTGGCGCGTTACGGAGAATACTCCAAAGCAGGTGAGTTCGTGTACGATCACCCGTTCCAGTGGGGATCGAAAAGAACCGGTCCCGACCTCGCGCGCATTGGCGGAAAGTATCCCGATTCCTGGCACTACAACCACATGCTGGAACCGGCTTCTATGTCGCCGGGCTCGGTGATGCCTACTTACGGCTGGCTCTTTAAACAGAATATTGATACCACGCTTACGCCGGGTATGATCCGGGTGATGCAGAAGCTGGGTGTGCCTTACGAAGAGGGCTACGATGCCCAGGCGAATAAGGACCTGGTGGAACAGGCTTCAGCCATCAAAGGACGCCTTGCCGGCGATAAAATAAAAGTAGGGGAACAACGGGAGATCGTGGCGTTGATCGCGTACCTCCAGCGCATGGGAACCGATATTAAAGTTTCAGCAGTAACGCAAAAATAAACAGCCATGAAATTCATCAACTATATCGAATCCATCAGTGGCGTAAGCATCTTCGGATTGATCTCGCTGCTGCTCTTCACCGGGTTCTTCAGCCTGATGCTGGTCTGGACCCTCAAAGCCGACAAGCGATTGATAGAAGAGATAAGTCATATTCCACTTGACCCCGAACAGAACCACTAACCGCAAACTCATTTGTATGTTTTCCATATCTATGCTTCAGAAATATATTCCGGCCCTGTGCTTAACGGCGCTGCTCCTCCCCACGCAACTCCGCGCGGAGGGGCCGCCCCGTCCTTCTGAAATCGAACACCCCGTAGCTATTGTATTGCTGGTGGTAATCGTTGGATTACTCATCGCCATCGGCGTACTCGCTAATGTGGTACTGGGTGCCTCCCAGGTGTTCAGGGAAAAAATGGAGAAGCTGAAAAAAGCCGCGCAAGCCACTACCATACTTTTCCTGCTCTTTATGGCGGTCCCCGCTTTCGCGCAGGAGGAAACAGCACAACCCGCGGCCGTACCTTTCCAGGCTGTGGAAGGACTTTCAAATTTTTCCTTCTTCACCATGATGTCCATCATCGCCCTGGAACTTATCATCATCGTGGCGCTTCTTTTCAACCTCCGTTTTTTACTCGGATTACAAAAAGTAAAAACACCGGTTGCTGAAGCGGAAAAAAAACAGGGCCCATCCTGGTTTGAGAAATGGAACGGTTTTGTGTCGAAAGAAAAAGAAGCTTCCATCGATTTGGGCCACGACTACGATGGGATCCGCGAACTGGATAACCGGCTGCCGCCGTGGTGGCTTTATGGATTTTACCTTACCATCATTTTCGGCGTAATCTACCTGTGGCGCTTCCATGTTTCGGAAACCGCGCCTTCCAGCGCGGAAGAGTTCCGCATCGCCATGGAAAACGCGGAACGTGAGCAGGAGGAATACCTTAAAAAAGCCGCCAACCGTGTAGATGAGAGCAATGTGGAAATGATCAGTGATGCCGCACAACTCACCGCGGGCAAAAATGTGTTCATCGCCAGCTGTGTGGCCTGTCATGGCAAAGCGGGTGAAGGTGGCGTAGGCCCCAATCTTACAGATGCGTACTGGCTGCACGGCGGTTCTGTGAAAGATATTTTCAAAACAATTAAATATGGTGTTCCTGAAAAAGGGATGAAGGCCTGGAAAGATGATTTCTCGCCTTCACAGATCGCGCAACTGGCATCGTATATCAGAACATTGAAAGGAACGAATCCCGCCGGGGCGAAGGAGAAGCAGGGGGATTTGTTTGAGGAATAAGTTCACGCAAAGACGCGAGGGGGCAAGGACGCAAAGCCTTGATGGTTGGGATCGTTCTTGCAGCTTTTATTGCTGGTCTTCTTATAACAAAGTTTATTAATAGTAGCTCAACTAATTGCAGTGCGAATAGCATCATTTACATACATCTTAAAAAGCATCGGGGTTTCATCCAATAAACCACCCCTTGCGTCCTTGCTCCCTCGCGTCTTTGCGTGAAAAATAACCACTATAGAAAACAAAAAATGCCCGATCCATCCAACATACCATCACAAACCTTCCGCGACACCCTCGCCACCGTTTCCGCCACCGGTAAGCGCAACTGGATTTACGCGCAACAGCCAAAAGGAAAATGGTACACCCGTCGCACGGTATTGAGTTGGGCCTATTTTATATTGTTCTTCAGCGTGC encodes the following:
- the ccoN gene encoding cytochrome-c oxidase, cbb3-type subunit I — encoded protein: MQAEQFYYDNRIVKWFAYATMFWGIIGMLAGLYAAIAMYYPAISFDFAPTTFGRLRPVHTNAVIFAFVGNGIFMGVYYSLQRLCKARMFSDKLSNIHFWGWQLIIVVAAITLLLGYTTGKEYAELEWPVDIAITLVWVLFGINMFGTIIKRRESHLYVAIWFYIATWVTVAMLHIVNSFEMPLTLFKSYSWYAGVQDALVQWWYGHNAVAFFLTTPYLGLMYYFLPKAANRPVYSYRLSIIHFWALIFIYIWAGPHHLLYTSLPDWAQSLGVVFSVMLIAPSWGGMLNGLFTLRGAWDKVREEPVLKFLVVAITCYGMATFEGPMLSLKNVNAIAHFTDWIVAHVHVGALGWNGFLTFGVIYWLVPKMWNTSLYSKKLAGTHFWIGTIGIVLYAVPLYWAGFAQSSMWKQFTEEGQLKYQFLETVTNILPLYITRSVGGTLYLAGVFIMVYNIAKTVKKGSFVANEAVEAAPLPKNPVLHGKEHWHRWIEKRPVQMLVWSLVVVAIGGALEMVPTFLVKSNVPTISSVKPYTPLELHGRDIYIREGCYTCHSQMVRPFRDEVARYGEYSKAGEFVYDHPFQWGSKRTGPDLARIGGKYPDSWHYNHMLEPASMSPGSVMPTYGWLFKQNIDTTLTPGMIRVMQKLGVPYEEGYDAQANKDLVEQASAIKGRLAGDKIKVGEQREIVALIAYLQRMGTDIKVSAVTQK
- the ccoS gene encoding cbb3-type cytochrome oxidase assembly protein CcoS; the encoded protein is MQIILLLLIISLSIAALFLGAFLWSVRTGQYEDEEAPPVRILFDDQPKTNTP
- a CDS encoding helix-turn-helix transcriptional regulator, with protein sequence MRTAKENMEKVIPLVTLEEVRTQPSQQGLHFEITQLEEFSSRVESFTRPHRHDFYMLLLVTGGGGAHDIDFKTYELQPGSIFFMYPGQIHSWKTLHNAQGYMLLFTSEFFTLRYNSNNLFEFPFFNYNQHLPYLHLEPGQMEQFSYLFRKMDEEYTGKKTDKEKVLKSYLNILLVEINRSYVPLNEQVADKHSQMIVQKFEHLINEKFKVMKGVKDYAARLCITPNYLNAVCTKVTGKSAGEHIRERIMLEAKRLLLHSDNTVSEIASELNFDDNSYFCRFFKKYAMITPEQFRKMHHNVAV
- a CDS encoding CcoQ/FixQ family Cbb3-type cytochrome c oxidase assembly chaperone — protein: MKFINYIESISGVSIFGLISLLLFTGFFSLMLVWTLKADKRLIEEISHIPLDPEQNH
- a CDS encoding heavy metal translocating P-type ATPase metal-binding domain-containing protein, encoding MPEIASSSKITCFHCGDDCAGNPVVLDGKAFCCEGCKTVYGILNKEGLCDYYSLNPNPGVNRKEIPRKDKFSFLDNDEIVSKLIDFKDDEQMQVLLYLPQIHCSSCLWLLENLHKLNDGVIGAKVDFTRKEIRVRFRYISLSLRELAELLTSIGYEPYISLNSITGKKPPSNKGLIYRLGIAGFCFANIMLMSFPEYLGLPEAEAMLGKLFRYLNLLLSLPVFFYSATTFFHSAWGALKARYLNIDAPIALALIVTFARSVYEVLSGTGAGYFDSMSGIVFFMLAGRVLQDRTYRKLSFERDYSSYFPLGVTVLKGEEEKAIPLPDIQLNDTLLIHYAELVPADGILTRGKALIDYSFVTGESVPVEKEMGEIIYAGGKQVGGNIEMLVIREVTQSYLTSLWNRNEENSVDKQTSFVETISRYFTIVVLAIALSAAVFWYIKDQSVVWNAVTAVLIVACPCALLLCHTFTNGNMLRLFSRKGLYLRNAAAIERMAGTTFIVFDKTGTLTSSISKEISFEGDHLCSKTKEKIAALAAQSTHPLSKSIVRFLDVKGRRSVNGFRDVPGQGIEGIVEGDLVSLGSARFVLGKTPGSNETSVYVSIENKVLGRFVFRNEYRQGVQELVASLKRQVKLAVLSGDNDAERPLLEQLLGTDVPMRFKQQPDDKLHFIRQLRARGENVMMIGDGLNDAPSLRAADTGIAITDDTNLFTPASDAILEGKSLGDTARFIRMAKASRRIILSAFAFSILYNIIGISFAVCGLLSPMIAAILMPASSISILLITYGCTSWLGRKKAD